The sequence below is a genomic window from Saccopteryx leptura isolate mSacLep1 chromosome 3, mSacLep1_pri_phased_curated, whole genome shotgun sequence.
CTCTACAGCCATGCCATTTGCAGCCTGGCCCTGGAGCTCCAAGCTGGGCCTCAGGCCAGCCCATcacctcagagcctttgcactgCTTGTTGTACCCTTGCATGGCAGTCCTTCATCATCAGACGTTCAGTGTTTTCCCTTGGTCACTTCATCACAACATTACAGGTGAGCAAGTGTGTGCAGGGGCGGTCCTGGAGCCTACTGCCTGAGCTTCCACCCATTGCGCTAGCTTATATAGTGCTCGGGTGGGCCTGGCATAGCACCACCGGTGCTGATAAATGCTACATAGTATTTCTCTGAACCACCCGCGCTGCTGTTTCCTTGccattttttctgaaactggttcatttttctatttgaatATAGTTTATTTCATTCCCAAAAGATAATATATGCAGAATGCTGGTTTTGTAGTAGTAGTTCTTTTACTTAATACATAAATGAAATACGTCATGATTACTAGAAGGTCATTCCCGAGACACCCAGCACTCTAGTGTATTCCCACGAGAGTGACATGGCAGGCTCAGGATGAGCTCGTAATGCTGTTGTGGGAATCGAGGCAGGGTGGGGGTGCACCCAGGCTGCCAAGCTGCCCTGCAGTGGACTGCCTGAGCCCccacttttgttattttaatgtctttcccaAGTGCTGCCCCCACCTCCATAGAGTGTCTGAGGCACTGAAGAAAATGACGAGATGCAATTTCCATTTTTATCATGAGGGGGCACCAATCCCCTACTGAGTATGTCTACCTCTCCTACCCCCCTCCTCAGTTTTCCCTTCTGTAAATGGGTGGGCAGGTTTAATCTCCTGAGGTCTGGCGGTAGAGGTAGCCTTGTATGAAGCTGTATCTTTGTCCAAACCTGGTCAATGACCAGCTGAAGGTATAATTGGATGACAGCTGTGGGTGGTGTGGAGGCAGCCAGGTTAGAGACACTGGACCTTTAGCTCACTGAGAGGCTCCTTGGGGAATTTGGCAGGCAGAGGGAAAGTTTGGCTCAGTCTGGGAGATCTAGTAGGACTTCCTGGTAGAAGGGCTGTAAAAGGTGAACACCTCAAGGGCCAATCACAGTTTGAAGGGTTGCTTAAGTGTCACCTGTTCCCTGAGAACTGCTAGTTATGACCCTGAATGTGCCCAGTCCTACTCCATCCCAATACAAcctgaccaggccagcccagcctgGGCCTTTATGGAAGTTTATCCAGGAGGTTTGTGCCCTTTGGCCATCTGATGACAAAGCCTGCGGACCCTTTCTTGGagtgatgtttttttcttttttttttaaagcacacacaagagagtgagagggacagacaggaagggagagagatgagaagcatcaactcattgttgtggcaccttaattggtcattgcttgctttctcatacgtgtcttggctggggggctccagctgagtcagtgaccccttgctcaagccagagaccagggggtcatctctatgattccatgctcaagctggtgaccccgtgctcaagccagtgagcctgcgctcaagctggatgggtcctcagcgtcccaggttgacactccattgtgctcaagccagcgacctcagggtttcagacttgggtcctcagcataccaagcagttcaacgctctattcattgtgtcactacctggtcaggcggagtgatgacttttaaagacaaaaaatgaaataggaccctggccagatagctcagttggttgaagcattgtcctgatatgccagagTTGCAGGTTTTATCtgtggttggagcacatgcaggagccagCCAATGAATTGCATGAGTGGATGGAACAACCAATTGATGTCTCCCTcgctctaaaattaaaaaataaaaataaattttaaagtaaaatgggATTGCCAAGGATACCAGTTAAAATATAattagcacctgaccaggcagtggcgcagtggatagagcatcggactgggatgcagagaacccaggttcgagaccccagggtcgccagcttgggcgcgggctcatctggtttgagcaaaagcccaccagcttgaacccagggtcgctggctccagcaaggggttgctcggtctgctgaaggcccacggtcaaagcacatatgagaaagcaatcaatgaactagggtgttgcagcgcgcaatgaaaaactaatgattggtgcttctcatctctctctgttcctgtctgtctgtccctgtctatccctctctctgactcactctctgtctctgtaaaaaataaataaataaataaaaatttaaaaaaatatataattagctTAATTATTTTAAGTTGTGATCTTCTTATAGACACCACATGAAATAACAGGAGACAGCAGCAGCTGTCATGACTACCAGTTTCAAAGTAGTGATGAGCATTCTAAAGCTGTAATAATGTTATGTAAAAACATCTGTCGTGTGTTGGTGGCAAAGTCAAAGGGTCAGCTAAacactatttcctttctttctttttgcctaTGTTAATGAGACAGAAAGGCGCAATTCCAGTTCAGTTCAGCTAGTGAAATAAAGAGGCAGTTTTTCCCCACTCAAGCACATGGACTGTGCTTGGCTGGACTCCCTGAGGCAGCCGCTTGAGTCCCAAGGGCAGCCTTCCAGGCTGGGCCAGTTCCTGTTCCCCCGGAGCTGGGGCGCTACCATGTTGCAGGGAGCGCCCTCATGAGGTCTGCTGGACAGCTGGCACCAGGAAGGCTGCTCATGGCCTGCAGCTCCCCCAAGAGGAAGTGAGGGCAGAGGCGCAGGCCTGACCTCTGGGGAGGTTGGGGTCTCTGTtggcttcttttttaagattttgtttgttttagggagggggagcaggaagcatcaactcccataatgtaccttgaccaggcaagcccagggtttcaaactggcgacctcagcattctaggttgatgctttatccactgcgccaccacaagtcaggttctGTTGGCCTCTTACATCCAGCACAGTGGtcccagcctccccacccccatacaGCACAGTGAAGAGAGAGTTCTGGAACAAATGTTCCACTCTGCCATGCACCAGTTGCCTGGCGCTGGGCAGTCAGCTTTTCTTTCCTGGACCTCGGCTTCCTGCCCTAGGAAGCAGGGTAGTGACTGATGAGATCAGATGGGGTGCAGGGCCCCTGGCAAGAGCATTGGCTGGAAGGAGAGTCCGCTTGGAGAAGTTTACCTGGACTCTCTGCAGGTACTTCTGCTGGCCCCCGAGGACCGGGCCAGGATGGCACCAGGGTGAGGAAAGGCTGAGGGGCTGCCAAAGGCCGCCCTCTTCCTACCCCCTTCCTGGCCCGGTCCTTTCTGCTGGCCCCAAGAGCTTTCTACACCAGGCCCGACCctgtctccccccaccacccagaGCCTTTCCTTCCTGTCCTCCTGGTCACCCTGGGGCAAAAGCCAAGATCTAATAGCCAAAAACTGTAAGCAGTACAAATATCTCCTACCTGGTGTGGTGCATCAGACAGTTACTTCATAACACTCTAAAGGGGCCCAAACTCAAAATCCTTATGCTCTGAAAGAAGGCACAAAGGCCACATGCTGCTGATctccatttttattaaatgtccGCTGAAGACACATCACACAGACGAAAGGGCAGTCTCTCCCCCTCCGTGCGGGGTGCGGGGGGCCAGGCTGTGCAGCTGCCGAGAGCCGCCGGAGGAGGCTTTGCTGTTGCGAGTGTCTCGGGAGTGGGATTCTCAAGGGCCACATGGTAGCGCAGGAAGGAACTGGGTTTGAAgcccagctctgtcacttaccagctgtgtgaccttgggcgagGTGCTTCACCTCTTTGAGCTCAGCTTCTTTATGGGGCTGGAGAACGGACTCGTTTTCtcatcaaaaacaacaacaaaaaaaaccctcaaaacaaacaCTTGCTCTGGGGCTGGTCCTGGGCTGGATGGTGCTGAGGAATGGTGACCACCGTGgtcccagccctgctctgcccttGTGGGCTCCTAGTCTAGTGGGGAAGACAGCTGACAGGTAGAAAATTGTGTGATAGTAGTTGTATATTGTTTGGTGAAATTGCTCCAGGAGCCATAGGGAGATATGGGGGGGGGTGCTGTGGTTTGGGGGCACCTAGGGGCACCTCTCCAGAACAGTGGTGGCAGCAGGGGCCCTCAGTGGGAGGAAAGAGCTCAGTGGGTTGTTGGAAGGGGCATTTTATAGTGGAGGCTGCGAGGGGAACAGGGCTGGCAGAGGCCTGGGCGGGAGGGGTTGAAAGGGACCCAGAATATGGAGAGTCACAGGCGGGGTCCTCTGTGCCCGCAGCCCAGAATGTGACTGTGGATGAGGTCATCGGCGCCTACAAGCAGGCCTGCCAGAAGCTGAACTGCAGACAGATCCCCAAGCTCCTCAGGCAGCTCCAGGTATgccaggtggggagggggctcccAGGGTGAAGCTGCCATCCCCCCACCTTCCAGCAGCCTCTGGGCCTCTGCTGTCCGCCCGAGCAGGAGGGACCACACAAGCACTGCCCAGCTTGCTCTCCTGGCCGAGGGCCATGTAGGTACATCTGGAAAATCTTCTCTTCAGCTGTTAAAGTAATCAGGCTCTTCATGAATATTTGAACAGTAGAGAATTATGTAAAGTAAGAATTTCGAGTATCAGTCCCCAAAGAAATTCTGATCCACGTGGGAAAAGCCATGTATACtattgtttttcaactgctggtccgcGGACCAGTCCAGTCTGCCACCCTATGTCACATTCGCTTATGCTTATggtgccttagcagtccctgaaataattctgttttcaccagtccccaatttagaaaggttaaaaaccaccgatatatacaatatttattcttaaaagtcTGAATTACAAAAGTAACATAtgttctctaatttttaaaaatcaaactactaCAGACATAAAAAGCAAACTCTACTTCTTACCTGAGTCTTGGGGTTTTGTTCTCTGGCCTTTCCAAGGCATTTGTAAGGTGGCAGGTCTCTATCCAGAGGTATAGATGGGCAGTCTCTGTTTTTATATGATAAGGCTGTTATTGTAGCTGTGCCATGCCCCCCCCACCTGCCCAAGTTGGTAAAGCACTGCCGTATGCCTTCCAGAACATTCCCACGCTGCTTGTTCCTAGGGCTGTTGCTCCTTCAGACTGCACTGTTGTGAGCAGCGTACTCACCCCCACCGCCCCCGCTCCCCCCGCGCACCTGGGTCAAGGGTTCTGTAGGGGATTCCAGAAGGTCTTATTGTCAGGTCCTGTGAAAGATGGCCACTCATTGTGGCAGCCGGGAGCATGAGCCCTGGTGCCTGGTTCAGACCACCCCTGCCCTTACTAGCAAGTGACCCCAGGCAAGATTGGGCCTTAGCCTCTTTGTCTCTACATGGGCTCATCACGGCCCCTGTGCTATGGGTCCATGTGTGTGGAGCCCAGAGAACAGGACCTGGCACCCATGGGGTGGGGCTAGAACTCAGAGCCAGGAGGGGGCTGGGAAGACATCTGTCCaatgcctttatttccctttacTGAGCTCTGGCAGTGTGCCGGGCCTCAGACCTGCCTCACAGCCTTTGCCCTGGCTGTTCCTTGTGCCTGAAACACTCGCCCCAGAGACGCCCAGGCCCACCCCTTCACTCCATTCTCTGCTGTGCTCTCTGAggcccctctgcccccaccccggaACACTGCCTCACCTCAGAAATAGCGGAGCCAGatggagccccagctgctgcACTGTCAGGGTCCAACCTGACCCCCTGTAGGCGCTTCCTGCCTTAACTACCATCCGCTCTGCTTTACCAGGAGTTCACGGACCTCGGGCACCGTATTGACTGTCTGGACCTAAAAGGTGTGTGTCTGGGTAGAGGGCAGGAAGcccttaggtcaggggtccccaaactttttacaaagggggccagtttactgtccctcagaccattggagggccggactaaaacaaaaactatgaacaaatccctatgcacactgcacatatcttattttaaagtaaaaaaaaaaaaaaatgggaacaaatacaatatttaaaataaagaacaagtaaatttaaatcaaccagctgaccagtatttcaatgggaactatgggcctgcttttggctaatgatggtcaatgtgctcctctcactgaccaccaatgaaagaggtgcccctttcagaagtgcagcgggggccggataaatggcctcagggggccacttgcggcccgcaggccgtagtttggggacccctgccttaggtaGTGGGCAAAGCTGAGCTTCCTTGCAGGTGGGTCTGAGGGCAGAATGTGGGCCTGGGCCTGCTTGGGGTCAGTGGGTCCTGCCAAAGGAGCTTGACCAGGGACAGGAGCTGGGCCTGAGAGGTGTGGGGGCAAaggcccttcctccttcccctgacCTGGAACCCCTGTTTGCTCCCAGCCCCCCATCACATGCAGAAGTGAGCTCACACGTGCACTCTTGGTGTTCTGTGTCCTCCCAGGTGAAAAGCTTGACTACAAAGCCTGCGAGGCCCTGGAAGAGGTCTTCAAGAGGCTGCAGTTCAAGGTCGTGGATCTGGAGCAGACAAACCTGGACGAAGATGTGAGCAGCCTCTGCCACCTCCCTTACCTGCTTCCTGAGCTCCCTGGCTCGTTAGAGGTTTGGGGTGTGCACTGCAGGAGGAAGAATTCCCCCTTGGACAAAGGCTGGGCAGGGCCTCTGGAGGGACAAAACAGGGCGACATCATTGTGACCAGAGTTCATGGGAAGAATGTTGTGGCTCTGGAGTAGGGCCCAGAGAAGGTGTCTCGCAGACCCGCCCCAAAGTCAGGGGCTTTGTAAGCGAGGGAGAGTCttggggagccaggctggaggggAGGCTTGTGGCCCCCTGGAGTTTTTCCAGGAATGTCTGTTGCCCAGCCCCCGCCCCAGGCCTGCCTACATCCCAGTGCCTGTAGGAGAGAGTTTGAGAAACTTCTGAAACCTGCCCGCCCACTTGGGCCTGGTTGTCCTCGCCTCCCCAGACTTGGAGGTCACAAGCAGCCCAGGAGCTTGGGCCCCGAGGGAGAGAGCCATACAGCACATCAGTCCTGGGGCCCGTAAGGGAAAGCAGACTGGCTATTTCAGGAAACGGGGCTGCTTCCCATGACCCAGAGGTGCCTGCAGTGTGAGGACTCGGTTCCCACCTCCTGGCCTCCCCGGCGGCCCTGACCTGAGGCTGAGCCCGTTGTCTCTGCCCCCAGGGCGCCTCGGCCCTCTTTGACATGATTGAGTACTACGAATCGGCTACCCACCTTAACATCTCCTTCAACAAGCACATCGGCACCCGGGGCTGGCAGGCCGCTGCCCACATGATGCGCAAGGTGGGTGCCtccccccacagcctctccagggcAGGGGAAGCTCAGGCACAGAGGGATCCAGGTGCTTTCTCAGGATACCCATCCCTTTAGGGGTGCTGGGCCCCAACTTCTAGGCGTTATGTGGAAGCAGTTCTAAGAGGTACCCTGCCctgttcccttctctcttctcatttctcctcCACTGACCCGTAGTGTATCCCTTGGAGGCTTCTGTGGTCACCACCCCCATTTCACATACACAGGAGTCAGGGACTCAGCTGTCACCAGCCCCTCTTGCTTATCCACAGGACCCCCAGGGCGGGCCTTCCACCACCAGCCACAGTTTTCCCAGCTGTAAAACCAGATGGCCCTGCCGACTGCTGGGACTTGGGGTGGGAGGTCCCCCAGGGCAGGGGGTGCTGGGGCCGGCCTGACCCAGCCCCCGCCTCTGCCTTACCAGACCAGCTGCCTGCAGTACCTGGATGCCCGCAACACACCACTGCTGGACCACTCGGCGCCCTTCGTGGCCCGGGCTCTGCGGATCCGCAGCAGCCTGGCGGTGCTGCACCTGGAGAATGCCAGCCTGTCGGGGCGGCCCCTCATGCTGCTTGGTGAGCCCCGGCCCAGGGAGGCCcgtgggggctggggctggggctggtcaATGGGCCCTCTGGACCTGGCCAGTCACAAGCCCTCCTCTCCGCCAGCCACGGCCCTGAAGATGAACATGAACCTTCGGGAGCTGTACCTGGCCGACAACAAGCTCAATGGCCTGCAGGACTCGGCCCAGCTGGGCAACCTGCTCAAGTTCAACTGCTCCCTGCAGATCCTGGACCTCCGCAACAACCACGTGCTGGACTCAGGTGTGTGTGAGGTCCTCCCAGCCCTACTCTAGTGCCCAGGAGGTGCTCCatggtgctggggacacagactGCCCCAGGCAGTGAGAACTCAGACTGGGCAGGGCTGGCTGCAGGACCCCCAGGTGGGTGTCTCACCCAGGCTAGGGGTCAGGAGGGTGTCCTGAAGGAGTGGGCAGCTCAGTGGAGACCTGCAGGATGACGGGAGgtattaaatagataattaaaataatctcAATCTGGGAAAAGTACcccaaaggaagaaaggaaggttgTTGGGCAGGCTGTTGAAGGTGCAGGGAAGGGACCTCTAGGTGGCAGTGTGGAGGCTGAGAACGGAAGCATCCAAGCAGAGGGCAGCAGGTGTGAAAGAACTTAGCTGGTGGGTATTTTGGGGGCAAAAGCATGGTGAGCCCAGAGGtggatgggaagagaagagaatgtATCAGCAGGAAGAATCCAGTTTCCTCCTAGGGGAAGGCAGCTGGGTCCTGTTTGCTACTGAGTGGAGTCCCCTGGCCTCGGTGTGGAGAAAGGGTCAGGGTTGGGGTCAGGCAGAGTGGAGTGCGAGGCCAGTACCTTCCGCAAGGGCAGCCAGGCCCAGACGCCACATTTACTTTCACCGACTACCTACCCTGTGCCAGGCCTGCATGTCCAGGCTCCCAGCTGTGAGACCTCTGCCTTCGGGAAAGACACAGCCAAGATAAACTAATAAAGTATTGGAGGGGTGTGCTCTGGGGAAAAATCAGCCATGGTGGTCTCAGCTGGCTGGCCGGGTACTGTCTCAGGAGAGGGTGATATTTGAGCAGAGAtcaaggcaggcagggaggaacATTCCTAGCCCAGGGGTCAGAGGAGCCATGTGCCCTCTGAGACTGGTGTCACAGCGGGACAGGAGGGTCAGGGTCGCAGtctagggggttgggcagaccaAGGTGAGGGTGGAGCTCTGGGAGGTGCTGTGAGTACTTGAAGGGTGGCAGTCCTTCCCACGTTTGTGTCCCCTGGGGAAGCACCGGACCACCGACAGGACTTGCCCATGGCCTCCCCCAGGTCTGGCCTACATCTGCGAGGGCCTCAAGGAGCAGCGGAAGGGGCTGGTGACCCTGGTGCTGTGGAACAACCAGCTCACACACACGGGCATGGCCTTCCTAGGCATGACGCTGGTGAGTGGGGCCGGGAAAGGGTCCCCCCCGACCCCCACCTCACTCCTGCTCAGCTCCGTCCCCTCCTCCCGTCACAGCCTTGCTCATCCTGCAGGTTCAGGAACGTTTCTTCTCCTTTCAGCCCCTGCCCCTCTCGCCCCTCAGGGCAGTAGCCCCTCTATGACTGTCCTGTCGAATCCAGCACCCAGCACCGTAGTCTAGCACAGAGCTTTTGCACAAGGTGAAAATGTTTTGCATAGTAAGTTGATATTTCTGGAAGCCTTCAGTAagtcttaaatctttttttacacAGAATTTAAAGCCAGCCCACAGGGTACAAAGGCTTAAACCCAGGTGAAGAATTCGCCATGGCCAGGCCTGTGCCCAGAGTCCTCTGGTTGCTGGCCAGAGCAGAGGGCAGGCCTGGGTGTGGGGACTGGACAGGGCAGTTGGCACCTGGGGAGACTTCTAGGTATGCAAGGGATTTGGCCTTAAGCAGGAATGTGCTGGCATTCAGACAGGCCACATATTCGAGGTGAGTGTGCCTGTCTGCCTCTGTCCTGACGGGGCTTCGGGGCCTCCCCTTATTCCCATGCGCTGCCCCCACAGCCACACACGCAGAGCCTGGAGACGCTGAACCTGGGCCACAACCCTGTTGGGAACGAGGGCGTGCGCAACCTCAAGAACGGCCTCATTGGCAACCGCAGTGTGCTGCGCCTCGGCCTGGCCTCCACCAAGCTCACGTGCGAGGGTAGGGCGCGGTGCAGGGCAGGCGCAAGGGGCTGGGCAGGCCGGGGCGGCGGGCAGCCAGCCGGGCATGGGCCCGTGGCCAGCCCCTGCGGTCCCCCTCCCAGGCGCGGTGGCGGTGGCAGAGTTCATCGCCGAGAGCCCCCGCCTCCTGAGACTGGACCTTCGGGAGAACGAGATCAAGACGGGCGGGCTCATGGCGCTGTCGTTGGCCCTCAAGGTGAACCACTCCCTGTTGCGCTTGGACCTCGACCGTGAGCCCAAGAAGGAGGCGGTGAGTGGGCTCTCCCCTGCAGCCTGGCCATGGGCAGGTGAGGGCAGCCTGGCCTGGGGTGACAGCCCGCAGGATGCACTGCAGGGATAGGCCACCCAGAGGCCTAGCCAGGCCTGTCCTGCCCGCAGGTGAAGAGCTTCATTGAGACGCAGAAGGCGCTGCTTGCTGAGATCCAGAATGGCTGCAAACGCAACTTCGTGTTGGCGCGGGAGCGGGAGGAGAAGGAGCAGCGGCTGCAGCTGTCGGCCTCCATGCCTGAGATCACAGTCACCGAGCCCCAGCCCGACGAGGAGCCCGGGGACGAGCCTGCCACCGAAGCACAGGAGAACGGGGACCCgggcccagggcccagcctgGACTCAGACTCAGACTCAGACTCTgagggggaggatggggaggaggaggatggggagaggGCTGCGGTCCCCTGTCCTGCCCCGGTGCCCCTCATGGACTCCCTGGGCCCTAGGGACAGGAGCCCCCCAAGCGGCCCTTGCTCCCCTACTGAGCAGCGTATTTCCGTGTCCAGCCCGGGCCGAGGCCACAAGGTGTTTGTGGTGACTCGGGTGGAGAGCCCACCTGAGAGAGCAGCGCCCCCCGTGCCGCCCTCTCcttgtcctccctccccacctgcctTATCTTCCCCACCCGCCTCACCTGCCCTCTCACCAGCTGAGGCCATCAGCACTCGGGACCCAGGGTCATCTGAGCCTCAGCCACCTCCAGAGCCGCCTCAGTCAGGGACACCGCTGCCCAACGGCCTGAGGCCTGAGTTTGCCCTCGCACTGCCCCCAGAGCCACGCCCGGGGCCTGGGCCCGAGGCCAAGGCAGGCCCCTGTGGCCTGGAGCATGGTGAGAGGAGCTCTGGGGCGGTGACGGggccctgtgtgctgtgtgtgaCCCTGGCCCAGTAATGAGcctgttttatctttaaaatagccCTTGTAGGGACAGGGACTAGTCGGACTTGGTCCTTGGTCCCCACCTTTCTTCCCTTGGATCCTGGGAACtgtccctgggggtggggcttATAAGGCTTGTTGACTGGCGTCTGTGCTGTCAGTGGTGCCCTGGCCCGGTGCGCCCAGGGTCTGGTGTGGGCCGGGCTGGTGGGGACAGCCTGCCCTCGCCCGACACCACCTGCCTGACTAGAGGCTGCCCACGTTCTCCCCACGCAGAGCTGAGCTGCTCCAAGAACGAGAAGGAGCTCGAGGAGCTGCTTCTGGAAGCTAGTCAGGAATCCGGGCAGGAGACACTGTGACACTTTAGGTGAGACAAGGGCCAGGGGCTTGGGGATCCAGCGCTAGAGGCCCTGGCTCTGACAGCTCCCCTTCCCCCAATTTCTTCTccccaagttcttttttttccgGTCAGTCTTCGATGAGCTGAGGCCAGAGCCATGAGAATCTGCTTCCCCTCACCCCAAGCCTTTCCGAGGCCCGGACACCAGGGGTGTGGGAGGCCTTTCAGGGGACCCTCGCCCCCCACAGCAACACTACTTGGGGAGTGGGAGCTACACCCTTCCTGCCTTGAACACTTCTGTTTATGCGTCCAGCACAGAAGACTGGACTGGAgagtggaggggaagaggggggtctctgaggtcaccagccccAAACTGGCTGACTTTTCTGGAGGGGCCTGTTTGGCCAGGCTTGCCCTTGGAGGGCAGGAGTTCTTGGTGGTGGTGggaaccccaccccccaccccccaccaccatgcTCTGGGCACAGGACAAGGCTGGGggcatggtgggggaggggtgagtgGTGATGGTGGAACCTTCTAGAGCAGCCCCCAATGGTGAGagcctggggtgggtgggtggggatggGAGCAGAGGATCAGAGCTTTCTCTTTCTTAAGTGCAATAAATCTATCAGGGAGCTGGGTGGGGAGCAGCCGGGTTCTGGAGACCCTGCTGTCCAGGCCACTTGAAGCTGCGCCCTGAGAGGCACTACAGCCCTGGGGAGGGGTTCGGGTGGGCaagggcgggggaggggccaCTGTCGGTGCAACTCTGTTCACACCTTTTCTAATAAACCAGAGCTGGGTTCACCATTTGCCTGTTCTCTGCTCACGTTCATCTCAGTGGAGGTTCTGGGCACAGGGAGGGGAAGGCAAGGGCCAGACAGCCCCGCTTCTGGAGCATCTGCTGGGCTCCATGTCCATGGCCCCGCAAAGGGACCCTAGGAGGCTGCCCCTGCTCCATGTGTGTCCATGTACTCAGGTCTGATACAGCCCCTCACCCAGTCCCTTGATGCTCACCCTTCAGAGGAAAACAACCCCCAAATGTTCTCCAGCTTCAGGCTAGGTTCTCAGGGTGGTGATACGGCGCTTGGCTTCAGAGGTCACTCCTCTGCCCCACCACCTCTGGCTCAAGATGCAAAGACTGTAAGGATCACTGTCACCGACCAGGAGCCAGGTCAAATAAGagtagcaactatgagttgatgtttcctgctctctctacctgcctttctctctctctctaaaataaaaaaaatcttaaaaaaaaaaaaaaagtcctaaaccTCAAGACCTCAGAATGGGACCGTTGGAAACAGGTCTTAacagaggtaatcaagttaacATGAGGTTATAGGGCAAGCTCCAGTATGACCGGTGTCCTTAGAGGGAGTTGGGACAGACAGGTGCACACAGCAGGAAGGTGCTGTGTAAAGATGGAGGACTGGAGTGATAACAGCCACAGCAGGGGACACCAGCTTGCCAGCAAAGTGCTAGGTGAGCCCGGAAGGATTCCCAGGCAGGTTCTGGAGGGCACATGGctctgccaacatcttgatttctCACTCCTGGCCTCAACTGCGAGAGAATATGTTTTTGTTCtcagccacccagtgtgtgggACTTTGTGACAAAAGCCTCAGGAGACTAGTGGACCAACTCTTCAGGGCTCCCGATTTTCCAACTTTTGGGAGTCCTGGATCATGGGTTCCCTTTGCCTTCAGACGCCCAAGCAACACCATAG
It includes:
- the PPP1R37 gene encoding protein phosphatase 1 regulatory subunit 37, encoding MEIPPQEAPPGPGADCDAEEAPAEARSPSPASPPADGRLKAAAKRVTFPSDEDIVSGAVEPKDPWRHAQNVTVDEVIGAYKQACQKLNCRQIPKLLRQLQEFTDLGHRIDCLDLKGEKLDYKACEALEEVFKRLQFKVVDLEQTNLDEDGASALFDMIEYYESATHLNISFNKHIGTRGWQAAAHMMRKTSCLQYLDARNTPLLDHSAPFVARALRIRSSLAVLHLENASLSGRPLMLLATALKMNMNLRELYLADNKLNGLQDSAQLGNLLKFNCSLQILDLRNNHVLDSGLAYICEGLKEQRKGLVTLVLWNNQLTHTGMAFLGMTLPHTQSLETLNLGHNPVGNEGVRNLKNGLIGNRSVLRLGLASTKLTCEGAVAVAEFIAESPRLLRLDLRENEIKTGGLMALSLALKVNHSLLRLDLDREPKKEAVKSFIETQKALLAEIQNGCKRNFVLAREREEKEQRLQLSASMPEITVTEPQPDEEPGDEPATEAQENGDPGPGPSLDSDSDSDSEGEDGEEEDGERAAVPCPAPVPLMDSLGPRDRSPPSGPCSPTEQRISVSSPGRGHKVFVVTRVESPPERAAPPVPPSPCPPSPPALSSPPASPALSPAEAISTRDPGSSEPQPPPEPPQSGTPLPNGLRPEFALALPPEPRPGPGPEAKAGPCGLEHELSCSKNEKELEELLLEASQESGQETL